One part of the Treponema sp. OMZ 787 genome encodes these proteins:
- the rplK gene encoding 50S ribosomal protein L11, whose amino-acid sequence MAKKKVVTQIKLQCPAGKATPAPPVGPALGPHGVSAPQFVQQFNDRTKSMEPGLVVPVVITVYADKSFTFILKTPPASVLIKKACKIEKGSATSVTAKVGKLSKAALEEIAKTKMPDINANDIEAAKKIIAGTARSMGVEVER is encoded by the coding sequence ATGGCAAAGAAAAAGGTTGTGACACAGATTAAACTTCAGTGTCCCGCAGGAAAAGCAACTCCTGCGCCGCCTGTAGGCCCGGCTCTAGGTCCGCACGGTGTAAGTGCACCCCAGTTTGTACAGCAATTCAATGACCGTACAAAATCCATGGAGCCCGGTTTGGTTGTTCCCGTTGTTATCACGGTTTATGCCGATAAGAGTTTTACTTTTATCCTCAAAACACCGCCAGCATCGGTTTTAATCAAAAAAGCCTGCAAGATTGAAAAAGGTTCTGCTACATCGGTTACCGCAAAAGTTGGAAAACTTTCAAAAGCCGCATTGGAAGAAATCGCAAAAACAAAGATGCCCGATATCAATGCAAACGACATTGAAGCTGCAAAGAAAATTATTGCAGGAACTGCACGAAGTATGGGTGTAGAGGTGGAGCGCTAG
- the rplA gene encoding 50S ribosomal protein L1: MKHGKNYKNALAKYDSAASYELPKAVDIVKELKYAKFDETVEVHVSLTLGKGQSVRDTLVLPHQFKGEKKVLVFCTDDRVKEALDAGAAYAGSTEYIEKVKGGWLDFDIAVATPDMMKDVGRLGMVLGRRGLMPNPKTGTVTTDITSAINELKKGRVEFRADKGGVVHLPVGKVSMDSSKIAENVQALINETMRKKPADAKGDYIRSVSISSTMGPGVWVDYKVGE; encoded by the coding sequence ATGAAACACGGAAAAAATTACAAAAATGCACTTGCAAAGTATGATTCTGCAGCATCCTATGAGCTTCCCAAAGCTGTTGACATTGTCAAAGAGCTTAAATATGCCAAATTCGATGAAACAGTCGAAGTTCATGTAAGTTTGACCCTTGGTAAGGGACAGAGCGTTAGAGATACCCTTGTTCTCCCTCATCAGTTTAAGGGCGAAAAAAAGGTTTTGGTTTTTTGTACGGATGACAGAGTAAAAGAAGCTCTCGATGCAGGAGCAGCTTATGCCGGTTCTACCGAATACATTGAAAAGGTAAAGGGCGGTTGGCTCGATTTCGATATCGCAGTTGCTACCCCCGATATGATGAAGGATGTAGGCCGCTTGGGTATGGTGCTCGGCCGCAGAGGCTTAATGCCTAACCCCAAGACAGGAACAGTTACTACGGATATTACAAGTGCTATCAATGAGCTTAAAAAAGGCCGTGTAGAATTCCGAGCCGATAAGGGCGGAGTTGTTCATCTTCCTGTCGGAAAGGTTTCTATGGATTCTTCCAAGATTGCAGAAAACGTACAGGCTCTTATTAACGAAACAATGAGAAAAAAGCCTGCCGATGCAAAGGGCGACTATATCAGATCCGTATCTATTAGTTCGACAATGGGCCCCGGTGTTTGGGTTGATTATAAGGTAGGAGAGTAA
- the rplJ gene encoding 50S ribosomal protein L10, with product MALRTKNPNRQKTEAIESIKNDVKASSSFIFTEYRGLKVEQITELRKKLRENACSYKVVRNNFARIAFEDANIKDVDSWLTGPTALAMVAEDANMAAKTLFEYAKDAPALVIKGAVVDGEVYDAKQIEAFSKLPGKKDLIAMFMSTVNATTSKFVRTLQAIVDKGGAEAGAPASEEKPAEQPAEA from the coding sequence ATGGCATTAAGAACAAAAAATCCGAATCGCCAAAAAACAGAAGCGATTGAAAGCATCAAAAACGATGTAAAAGCCTCCTCCTCTTTTATTTTTACCGAGTACAGAGGCTTAAAGGTTGAGCAAATCACTGAACTCCGCAAAAAGCTCAGAGAAAATGCTTGCTCATACAAGGTTGTACGCAATAACTTTGCACGCATTGCATTTGAAGATGCAAACATTAAGGATGTAGATTCTTGGTTGACTGGACCTACAGCCTTGGCTATGGTTGCAGAAGATGCAAATATGGCTGCAAAAACCTTGTTTGAATATGCAAAAGATGCTCCCGCCCTTGTAATTAAGGGTGCTGTAGTTGACGGAGAAGTTTACGATGCTAAACAAATCGAGGCATTCTCAAAACTTCCCGGCAAGAAGGATCTTATTGCAATGTTTATGTCTACAGTCAATGCTACAACTTCCAAGTTTGTACGCACCTTACAGGCGATTGTGGATAAGGGCGGTGCAGAAGCCGGAGCTCCTGCTTCGGAAGAAAAACCGGCCGAACAGCCCGCTGAGGCTTAA
- the rplL gene encoding 50S ribosomal protein L7/L12, producing the protein MAALTNEQIIEAIGEKTILELSELIKAMEEKFGVTAAAPVAVVAGGAAGGAAAEEEKTEFTVTLKGLADPGKKIGVIKEVRNVIPGLGLKEAKELVEGAPKVLKEDVSKEEAAKIKEAITAAGGEVEIA; encoded by the coding sequence ATGGCAGCATTAACAAACGAACAAATTATTGAAGCAATCGGCGAAAAAACGATTCTCGAACTTTCCGAGCTTATCAAAGCTATGGAAGAAAAATTCGGTGTAACAGCCGCTGCTCCCGTTGCAGTAGTTGCAGGCGGAGCTGCCGGAGGTGCAGCCGCTGAGGAAGAGAAGACAGAATTCACTGTTACTCTTAAAGGCCTTGCAGATCCCGGTAAAAAGATCGGTGTTATTAAGGAAGTTCGAAACGTTATTCCCGGTCTCGGCTTGAAAGAAGCTAAAGAGCTTGTTGAAGGAGCTCCGAAAGTCCTTAAAGAAGATGTTTCTAAAGAAGAAGCAGCTAAAATTAAGGAAGCTATTACAGCAGCCGGCGGTGAAGTTGAAATTGCTTAA
- the rpoB gene encoding DNA-directed RNA polymerase subunit beta produces the protein MFARGQKIDRRYYGKDVPNFMELPNLIDIQIQSYNKFLNKEKKTDEAEIEGLESVFHTTFPIESINEDMALQYLSYSLDYDSIKFSEIECKQKGLTYSVPLKAEIDLFFKETKEIRRKNIYMGDIPLMTERGTFIINGAERVVVSQIHRSPGVIFSHEKGVYSSRIIPYRGTWLEFEIDQKKELIYAKLDSKKRILGTIFLRALGYDTREKIIDLFYKTKTAKISSDRAEYEELIGQVLARDVFVKGEDGEMRKMHQAGEKIHPHNIDDLIQNEVKNITIIDFKADDSLDSQIIINCFEREEIKYTPDPAVNDEPTVEDALNAVYSVIRPGDPITYENAKEDLHNMFFTTRRYDIGKVGRYKLNKKFDYTDDVQGTTLIEEDIFNTMKILIKVYIGKENIDDIDHLGNRRIRSVGEIMTDVLKKAFSRMERIARDRMSSKEMDTIKPQDLISIKPIVAAIKEFFGASQLSQFMDQVNPLAELTHKRRLNALGPGGLSRDRAGFEVREVHYTHYGRMCPIETPEGPNIGLIVSMANYARVNEYGFLEAPYVKVENGVATREIEYLSAMDEDKYFIGQVSSAISKDGKINTDQVSCRRLGDYTSRSPKDIQYMDVSPKQIISVSASLIPFLEHDDANRALMGSNMQRQAVPLVFPEPPRVGTGMEKKCAYDSGVLIKAKRAGKVEYVSSDTIIIAPEKGKNKEDKDEYTLLKYQRTNQETCYHQRPIVNVGDMVKEGQPIADGPATYNGELALGRNILVGFVPWNGYNYEDAILISRRVVKEDMFTSIHIKELSTDVRETKLGAEKMTCDIPNKSEKSLDDLDSEGIIRIGSKVKPGDILVGKVTPKSESDTTPEFKLLNSIFGEKAKEVRDTSLRVPHGTEGTVIDVQRLKRDQGDDLSPGVDEVVKVLIATKRKLREGDKMAGRHGNKGLVARILPEEDMPYMEDGTPLDICLNPLGVPSRMNIGQILESELGLAGLKLNEWYESPVFESPSMEQIEAKLKEAGYPASSKVKLRDGLTGRLFENEVFVGVIYFLKLAHLVDDKMHARSTGPYSLVTQQPLGGKAQFGGQRLGEMEVWALEAYGAANTLQELITIKSDDMHGRSKIYESIVKGEPSSSAGIPESFNVLVQELRGLALDFTIYDAKGQQIPLTERDEELIKREKTSTNF, from the coding sequence ATGTTTGCAAGAGGCCAAAAAATAGATCGAAGATATTACGGTAAGGATGTTCCGAATTTTATGGAGCTTCCAAACCTCATCGATATTCAGATTCAATCTTACAATAAATTTTTAAATAAAGAAAAAAAGACAGATGAGGCCGAGATTGAGGGCTTAGAATCGGTATTCCATACAACTTTTCCTATTGAAAGTATAAATGAAGACATGGCTTTGCAATATCTATCCTATTCTCTCGACTATGATAGTATTAAATTCTCTGAAATTGAATGCAAACAAAAGGGACTTACTTATTCTGTTCCCTTAAAAGCCGAAATAGACCTATTCTTTAAGGAAACTAAAGAAATTCGCCGCAAAAATATTTACATGGGCGATATTCCTCTAATGACAGAAAGAGGAACATTCATTATAAACGGAGCTGAACGCGTTGTTGTTTCACAGATTCACCGTTCTCCGGGTGTTATCTTTTCGCATGAAAAGGGTGTTTACTCAAGCCGCATTATTCCCTATCGCGGAACATGGCTCGAATTCGAAATAGATCAGAAAAAAGAGCTTATTTATGCAAAGCTTGACAGCAAAAAGAGAATTTTAGGTACGATTTTTTTACGGGCTCTCGGATATGACACAAGAGAAAAAATTATCGACCTTTTCTATAAGACAAAAACTGCAAAAATCTCCTCAGACCGGGCCGAATATGAAGAATTAATCGGTCAGGTTTTGGCAAGGGATGTCTTTGTAAAGGGGGAAGACGGCGAAATGCGTAAAATGCACCAAGCCGGAGAAAAAATTCACCCGCACAATATAGACGATTTAATTCAAAACGAAGTTAAAAATATTACCATAATAGACTTTAAGGCTGATGACTCTTTGGATTCTCAAATTATTATCAACTGCTTTGAAAGAGAAGAAATAAAGTACACTCCGGATCCTGCAGTAAATGATGAACCCACTGTTGAAGATGCCTTAAACGCAGTCTACAGCGTTATACGCCCCGGCGATCCTATAACCTATGAAAACGCAAAAGAAGACCTTCACAATATGTTCTTTACTACAAGAAGGTACGATATAGGCAAGGTCGGCCGGTATAAGCTAAATAAAAAATTTGACTATACCGATGATGTGCAGGGTACAACCTTAATTGAAGAAGATATATTCAACACAATGAAGATCTTGATTAAGGTTTATATCGGTAAAGAAAATATCGACGATATAGATCACTTAGGCAACAGACGAATCCGCTCGGTCGGCGAAATTATGACCGATGTTCTTAAAAAAGCCTTCTCCAGAATGGAGAGAATTGCCCGCGACAGGATGAGCTCCAAGGAAATGGATACAATTAAGCCTCAGGACTTAATTTCCATTAAACCCATCGTTGCTGCAATCAAAGAATTCTTCGGTGCAAGCCAGTTGTCTCAGTTTATGGATCAGGTAAACCCCCTGGCTGAGCTTACTCATAAACGCCGTCTAAACGCTCTAGGCCCCGGCGGCCTTTCACGCGATAGGGCAGGTTTTGAGGTTCGCGAAGTTCACTATACCCACTATGGAAGAATGTGTCCGATCGAGACCCCTGAAGGTCCTAACATCGGTCTTATTGTTTCCATGGCGAACTATGCCCGCGTAAACGAATACGGCTTTTTGGAAGCTCCCTATGTAAAGGTTGAAAACGGTGTCGCTACCCGCGAAATCGAGTACTTGTCCGCTATGGATGAAGACAAGTATTTTATCGGTCAGGTTTCTTCAGCTATAAGTAAGGACGGAAAGATCAATACGGATCAGGTTTCATGCCGTAGGCTTGGAGATTATACTTCAAGAAGTCCGAAAGATATTCAGTACATGGATGTTTCGCCCAAACAGATTATATCCGTTTCGGCTTCTCTAATTCCCTTCCTTGAGCACGACGATGCTAACCGTGCCCTCATGGGCTCCAACATGCAGCGTCAGGCAGTTCCCCTGGTTTTCCCCGAACCTCCGCGTGTCGGAACCGGTATGGAAAAAAAGTGCGCCTATGATTCGGGCGTTTTGATCAAGGCAAAGAGGGCAGGAAAGGTTGAGTATGTTTCTTCCGATACGATTATCATAGCCCCCGAAAAGGGAAAAAATAAAGAAGATAAGGACGAGTACACCTTATTAAAATATCAAAGAACAAACCAGGAAACCTGCTACCATCAGCGCCCCATCGTCAATGTGGGGGACATGGTTAAAGAAGGTCAGCCCATCGCCGACGGCCCTGCAACCTATAACGGAGAATTGGCCCTAGGCCGAAACATTCTTGTAGGCTTCGTACCTTGGAACGGTTATAACTATGAAGACGCTATCTTAATTTCACGCAGGGTCGTAAAAGAAGATATGTTTACTTCTATCCATATTAAAGAGCTTTCAACCGATGTCCGAGAAACAAAGCTCGGTGCCGAAAAAATGACCTGCGATATTCCTAACAAGTCCGAAAAGAGCTTGGATGACCTCGACAGCGAAGGTATTATCCGTATAGGTTCTAAGGTAAAGCCCGGCGACATCCTTGTCGGTAAGGTTACTCCTAAGAGCGAAAGCGATACGACCCCTGAGTTTAAGCTCCTTAACTCCATCTTCGGTGAAAAGGCTAAGGAAGTCAGGGATACCTCCTTGCGCGTTCCCCACGGAACCGAGGGTACGGTTATAGATGTTCAACGCTTAAAGAGGGATCAGGGAGATGACTTGAGCCCCGGAGTAGATGAGGTTGTAAAGGTCTTAATCGCCACAAAACGAAAGCTCCGAGAGGGAGACAAGATGGCAGGCCGCCACGGGAACAAGGGTCTTGTAGCCAGAATTCTCCCCGAAGAAGATATGCCCTACATGGAAGATGGAACTCCCCTCGATATCTGTCTAAACCCGCTCGGTGTTCCCTCACGAATGAACATCGGCCAGATTCTTGAGTCCGAACTTGGCTTGGCCGGTTTAAAGTTGAACGAGTGGTATGAGTCTCCTGTTTTTGAGTCACCCAGCATGGAGCAGATTGAAGCCAAGCTTAAAGAAGCCGGCTATCCGGCGAGCTCCAAGGTAAAACTCCGCGACGGTTTAACAGGACGGCTCTTTGAAAACGAGGTCTTTGTCGGCGTTATCTACTTCTTAAAGCTGGCCCACCTTGTAGACGATAAGATGCACGCCCGATCCACAGGTCCTTATTCTCTAGTTACCCAGCAGCCCTTGGGCGGTAAGGCTCAATTCGGCGGTCAGCGCTTGGGAGAAATGGAAGTTTGGGCCCTCGAAGCCTATGGTGCAGCCAATACCCTGCAGGAACTTATTACAATCAAGTCCGACGATATGCACGGACGATCCAAGATATACGAATCCATCGTTAAGGGCGAGCCTTCAAGCTCCGCCGGTATCCCCGAATCCTTTAACGTATTGGTTCAAGAATTAAGAGGTTTAGCTCTCGACTTTACAATCTATGATGCAAAGGGTCAGCAGATTCCTTTGACCGAAAGGGATGAAGAGCTAATCAAACGCGAAAAAACAAGTACTAACTTTTAA
- the rpoC gene encoding DNA-directed RNA polymerase subunit beta': MRDIQDFDSLMIRLASPDTIRAWSYGEVKKPETINYRTLRPERDGLFCERIFGTTKEWECFCGKFKSIRYKGVICDRCGVEVTHFKVRRERMGHIELAAPVSHIWYYRSVPSRMGLLLNLQVAALRSVLYYEKYIVIDANDTDLEPMQLLTEDEYRDAHERYGAAFTAGMGAGAIKTLLQNINLDELAAQLRAKMIEKGAKSDQRLLRRIEIVENFRASGNKPEWMILDVIPVIPPDLRPMVQLDGGRFATSDLNDLYRRVIHRNSRLSKLMELKAPDIIIRNEKRMLQEAVDALFDNSKRKKAIKGASNRPLKSISDLLKGKQGRFRQNLLGKRVDYSGRSVIVVGPELKLWQCGLPTKMALELFKPFIMKKLVQKEVVSNIKKAKLLVEQEAAEVFAVLDEVVSEHPVLLNRAPTLHRLGIQAFEPVLVEGKAIRLHPLVCKAFNADFDGDQMAIHVPLTQAAQMECWTLMLSARNLLDPANGKTIVFPTQDMVLGLYYLTKERALPEGKKERRYSSVAEVLMAAEGHAVGWQEPVLIDYETSPGKVEMVRTTPGRILFNEEMPEGVPFTNDALNDKKIRKLIEEVFKDKGPWLAVKLLDKLKAVGYKYATYFGATLSMEDMIIPPEKAGMLEKANKEVLEIYNQYKGGHITQEERYNRVVDVWQKTNSNLKEILMNRLQEDKGGFNTIHMMATSGARGNKDQINQLAGMRGLMSKPTGDIIELPIRSNFKEGLNVMEFFISTNGARKGLTDTALKTSDAGYLTRRLVDIAQNVVVNEEDCGTINGIEYAAIKRGDEIRESLSERIAGKYTLERVIHPITGELLIDVNEYITDETAKKIEEAGVETVKLRTVLTCESKYGVCVKCYGRDLARNRIVRIGEAVGIIAAQSIGQPGTQLTMRTFHEGGTASKNVEENRIVFNDYSIIVRGIKGSYVNLKNGHFLFTRKGEFTFSRVLNEYALKKGEIPLVSTGTRVVKGNPLYTLKNGKEVLSENIAIAEVRDNIIYLVGQEQTVEIRNGSEVVVKENDVIKAGETVGTFDPFADPILAEYDGFVRFEDILPGTTLKEEADEETGVVEKRISDAHFDKMQPRIFISDESGNPVGEDSYFLPGGAQLLVEEGQEIKAGAILAKIAKESVKTKDITGGLPRVSELLEARRPKSPAVLAAIAGVVTIKKGLLKGKRTIIVRDEYGHDVKHLVPIGKRMLVRDGDTVKAGEPLCDGSFDPHDILNILGENALQNYLMKEIKDVYDAQGVTINDKHVGIIVRQMLRKVKIVSVGDTKFIFDQQIDKYRFHEENKRVKEEGGQPAVARPMFQGITKAALNIDSFISAASFQETTKVLTNAAIAGSSDELRGLKENVIIGHLIPAGTGMKQYRDIKLFDKNKSDLDIQMNEILERRRLEAEAAQALEEKELIEEENFLDDI, translated from the coding sequence ATGAGAGATATACAAGATTTTGACAGCTTGATGATAAGGCTTGCTTCACCCGACACTATCAGGGCTTGGTCCTACGGAGAAGTAAAAAAGCCTGAAACAATCAATTACCGAACCTTGCGCCCGGAGAGGGACGGTTTATTTTGCGAAAGAATATTCGGAACCACAAAGGAATGGGAGTGTTTTTGCGGAAAGTTTAAGTCTATCCGCTATAAGGGCGTTATCTGCGACCGCTGCGGCGTTGAAGTTACTCACTTTAAGGTCCGCCGTGAGCGCATGGGCCACATAGAACTGGCAGCCCCCGTTTCTCACATTTGGTATTACAGATCCGTTCCCAGCCGAATGGGGCTCCTCCTCAACTTGCAGGTTGCAGCCCTAAGGTCGGTTTTATACTACGAAAAATACATCGTTATCGATGCAAACGATACCGACTTGGAACCCATGCAGCTTTTAACGGAAGATGAGTACAGGGATGCTCACGAGCGTTACGGAGCAGCCTTTACGGCAGGTATGGGTGCAGGGGCTATTAAGACCCTTCTTCAAAACATAAATTTGGATGAGCTTGCGGCTCAACTTCGTGCTAAGATGATTGAAAAGGGTGCAAAAAGCGACCAACGCCTTTTGCGCCGAATCGAAATCGTCGAAAATTTTAGAGCTTCAGGTAACAAACCCGAATGGATGATTTTGGATGTTATTCCGGTTATTCCTCCTGACTTGCGTCCCATGGTTCAGCTTGACGGAGGCCGCTTTGCAACCTCAGACCTTAACGACTTATACAGAAGGGTCATCCACCGAAACAGCCGTTTGAGTAAGCTCATGGAGTTAAAGGCTCCCGATATCATTATCAGAAACGAGAAGAGGATGCTTCAAGAAGCCGTTGATGCCCTCTTCGATAACTCAAAACGCAAAAAGGCTATTAAGGGAGCTTCAAACCGCCCCTTAAAATCTATTTCGGATCTTTTAAAGGGAAAGCAGGGCAGATTCCGCCAAAACCTCTTAGGTAAGCGTGTCGACTACTCAGGCCGATCCGTTATCGTTGTAGGACCCGAACTTAAGCTCTGGCAGTGCGGTCTCCCAACCAAGATGGCCTTGGAGCTCTTTAAGCCCTTTATAATGAAAAAACTCGTTCAAAAGGAAGTTGTTTCCAATATTAAAAAGGCTAAACTCCTTGTAGAACAGGAAGCCGCCGAGGTTTTTGCAGTTCTTGATGAGGTTGTAAGCGAGCACCCTGTTCTTTTAAACCGTGCTCCGACCCTCCACCGCTTGGGTATTCAAGCCTTTGAACCCGTTTTGGTAGAAGGAAAGGCTATCCGCCTCCATCCTCTTGTATGTAAGGCCTTTAACGCCGACTTTGACGGCGATCAGATGGCTATCCACGTTCCGTTGACACAGGCCGCCCAGATGGAGTGCTGGACCCTTATGCTTTCAGCCCGAAACCTCCTCGACCCTGCAAACGGAAAAACAATAGTTTTCCCGACACAGGACATGGTTTTAGGTCTTTACTATCTTACAAAGGAAAGGGCACTGCCTGAAGGCAAAAAAGAGAGACGATATTCTTCCGTTGCAGAAGTTTTGATGGCTGCAGAAGGCCATGCAGTAGGCTGGCAGGAACCAGTTTTAATCGACTACGAAACTTCGCCCGGAAAGGTTGAAATGGTAAGAACCACTCCGGGAAGAATTCTCTTTAACGAAGAAATGCCTGAAGGCGTTCCGTTTACAAACGATGCATTAAACGATAAAAAAATACGAAAACTTATAGAAGAAGTCTTTAAGGATAAGGGCCCTTGGCTTGCCGTAAAGCTTTTGGACAAGCTCAAGGCTGTAGGTTATAAGTATGCTACCTATTTCGGTGCAACATTGAGTATGGAAGACATGATTATTCCGCCTGAAAAGGCCGGAATGCTTGAGAAGGCCAACAAGGAAGTTTTGGAAATCTACAACCAATACAAGGGCGGCCACATTACTCAGGAAGAACGCTACAACCGTGTAGTTGACGTTTGGCAGAAGACAAACTCCAACCTTAAAGAGATTCTTATGAACCGCCTTCAAGAAGACAAGGGAGGCTTTAACACCATCCACATGATGGCTACATCAGGTGCCCGAGGTAATAAGGATCAGATAAACCAGCTGGCCGGTATGCGGGGTCTTATGTCCAAGCCTACAGGCGACATCATCGAGCTTCCGATTAGATCAAACTTTAAAGAAGGCCTAAATGTTATGGAATTCTTTATTTCGACCAACGGTGCCCGAAAAGGTTTGACCGATACGGCTCTTAAAACCTCCGACGCAGGTTACCTGACACGACGTCTTGTAGATATTGCTCAAAACGTAGTCGTAAACGAAGAAGACTGCGGTACCATTAACGGAATCGAATATGCCGCAATCAAGCGCGGGGACGAAATCCGCGAGTCCTTGAGCGAGCGTATTGCAGGTAAATACACATTGGAAAGGGTTATTCACCCCATTACGGGAGAGCTCCTTATCGATGTAAACGAGTATATCACCGATGAAACCGCTAAGAAGATAGAGGAAGCCGGTGTTGAAACCGTTAAACTCCGCACCGTTTTGACCTGCGAATCCAAGTACGGTGTTTGCGTTAAGTGCTACGGCCGAGACCTTGCCCGAAACCGAATTGTCCGAATAGGGGAAGCTGTAGGTATTATAGCCGCCCAGTCCATCGGTCAGCCCGGTACCCAGCTTACGATGCGTACATTCCACGAAGGAGGTACGGCTTCCAAAAATGTTGAAGAGAATAGAATCGTATTTAACGACTATTCTATCATCGTTCGAGGCATAAAGGGTTCTTATGTAAATCTTAAAAACGGACATTTCCTCTTTACAAGAAAGGGCGAGTTTACTTTCAGCAGGGTATTGAACGAATATGCTCTTAAAAAAGGTGAAATCCCGCTTGTAAGTACGGGTACCAGAGTTGTAAAAGGAAATCCTCTTTATACATTAAAGAACGGAAAGGAAGTTCTTTCCGAAAATATAGCAATTGCAGAAGTCAGAGATAATATTATCTATTTGGTCGGGCAAGAGCAGACGGTAGAGATAAGAAACGGCTCCGAGGTTGTGGTAAAAGAAAATGATGTAATAAAAGCCGGTGAAACGGTAGGTACCTTTGACCCCTTTGCCGATCCTATCTTGGCAGAATACGACGGCTTTGTCCGCTTTGAAGATATTTTGCCAGGTACAACCTTAAAAGAGGAAGCCGATGAAGAAACAGGCGTTGTCGAAAAACGAATAAGCGATGCTCATTTCGATAAGATGCAGCCCCGTATCTTTATCTCCGATGAATCGGGTAACCCCGTAGGTGAGGACTCTTACTTCCTCCCCGGAGGAGCCCAGCTCTTGGTTGAAGAAGGTCAGGAGATTAAGGCCGGTGCAATTTTGGCAAAGATCGCAAAAGAGTCGGTAAAGACAAAGGATATTACGGGAGGTCTTCCGCGAGTTTCAGAACTCCTCGAAGCCCGCCGTCCTAAGTCGCCTGCCGTTCTTGCAGCTATTGCAGGTGTTGTTACGATTAAGAAGGGCTTACTAAAGGGTAAGAGAACTATTATAGTCCGTGACGAGTACGGCCATGATGTAAAGCACCTTGTTCCTATCGGAAAACGGATGCTTGTCCGTGACGGCGATACCGTAAAAGCCGGTGAACCCTTGTGTGACGGCAGCTTTGATCCGCACGATATTTTAAATATCCTGGGTGAAAATGCACTTCAAAACTACTTGATGAAGGAAATTAAGGATGTTTACGATGCTCAGGGTGTTACCATTAACGATAAGCATGTGGGTATAATCGTCCGTCAGATGCTCCGAAAGGTAAAGATTGTTTCGGTTGGAGATACCAAGTTTATTTTTGACCAGCAGATAGATAAGTACCGATTCCATGAGGAAAATAAGAGGGTTAAGGAAGAAGGCGGTCAGCCTGCCGTTGCCCGTCCCATGTTCCAAGGAATTACAAAGGCCGCCCTAAATATCGATTCCTTTATTTCGGCTGCTTCGTTCCAAGAGACCACAAAGGTTCTTACAAATGCGGCTATCGCAGGTTCGTCCGATGAACTTCGTGGCTTAAAGGAAAACGTAATTATCGGTCACCTTATCCCTGCAGGAACAGGTATGAAGCAGTATCGAGATATTAAGCTTTTCGATAAAAATAAGAGCGATTTGGATATTCAGATGAACGAAATCCTTGAACGCCGAAGGCTTGAAGCCGAAGCAGCACAAGCTCTCGAAGAAAAAGAGCTTATCGAAGAAGAAAACTTTTTGGATGATATCTAA
- a CDS encoding Rpn family recombination-promoting nuclease/putative transposase, which translates to MVKRFEDLTLQDDFMFCKVMQDPMLCKKLIEIILSDTIGKIAYVSVQHSISTYEQAKSVRFDVLVQTENSKFYDVEMQVSNERNIPKRMRFYQAAMDISFLDKGNSYNNLNDSFIIFICTFDALGNNRPVYTFENTCLENKNISLQDGTKKVIINAEAFGGTQDKELKYFLEYLKTGKVKSEFTRRIEKMIQTIKNNEQARQEYRLMSTFEMDARDKGFSEGTYNNKRETAKILKQLGDSTQKIMQVTGLSESEIEKL; encoded by the coding sequence ATGGTTAAAAGATTTGAAGACCTAACATTGCAAGATGATTTTATGTTTTGTAAGGTTATGCAAGATCCTATGCTATGTAAAAAACTTATCGAAATAATACTATCTGATACGATAGGCAAAATTGCGTATGTTTCGGTGCAGCATAGTATTAGCACCTATGAACAGGCAAAGTCTGTAAGATTTGATGTTTTGGTACAAACAGAAAACAGCAAATTTTATGATGTAGAGATGCAAGTAAGCAATGAAAGGAATATTCCCAAAAGAATGAGATTTTATCAGGCAGCTATGGACATTTCGTTTTTGGATAAGGGGAATTCCTATAATAATTTAAATGACAGCTTTATAATTTTTATCTGCACCTTTGATGCTCTCGGTAATAACAGACCGGTTTACACATTTGAAAACACCTGTCTTGAAAATAAAAACATATCTTTACAAGACGGAACGAAAAAGGTTATAATAAACGCAGAGGCATTTGGCGGCACTCAGGACAAAGAATTAAAATATTTTTTAGAATACCTTAAAACCGGTAAGGTAAAAAGCGAATTCACAAGGAGGATAGAAAAAATGATACAGACAATAAAAAACAACGAACAAGCAAGACAAGAATACAGATTGATGTCAACCTTTGAGATGGATGCCAGGGATAAAGGCTTTTCGGAAGGAACTTATAACAATAAACGCGAAACAGCTAAAATATTAAAACAATTAGGAGATTCAACACAGAAAATAATGCAGGTTACAGGCCTTTCCGAATCCGAAATAGAAAAACTGTAG